A window of Argopecten irradians isolate NY chromosome 1, Ai_NY, whole genome shotgun sequence contains these coding sequences:
- the LOC138328079 gene encoding uncharacterized protein, with protein sequence MSDDVVWGGKRNKRLNVEELKTDYSGVYLQNEKLEQALNRFLAKLQKDRKRLKEQHEQDLCHIKKEVESMHGFLQSSNSLDLLNQPLTVSSTVRIPVPKRPELNRDPSTFPDKWFTSVFVPTDKDLNKIKRQRSNHPPLPFIRRSKTDMSKKKQKEIHDEEEEHSSFISKRTSLEDNAKSLGINRSKTEIVKNVATVTPLGQTPIDQPNREPSRLSLTKSSRGSASIYAGNTKDFNVSGGREQNNVLSDFTAQRYREASGRSRLQSQGSSRFAERGREPSGRSVARSLGKRDDTELHFPTLTNGGREELPGLDPPAASVVTRSVRELKAMTLRNQSNTLPTTEMLRNQRMLDSSRRKTDRIFIKMKTFIKTFEEEMGEKGEEEKRSVNFVL encoded by the coding sequence ATGAGTGACGATGTTGTTTGGGGAGGGAAGAGGAACAAGCGCTTGAATGTTGAAGAATTGAAAACTGACTACAGTGGAGTATATTTACAGAACGAAAAGCTTGAACAAgccttgaatagatttttagcGAAACTTCAGAAAGACCGGAAAAGGCTGAAGGAGCAACATGAACAGGACTTGTGCCATATCAAAAAGGAAGTTGAAAGCATGCATGGATTTCTTCAGTCTTCAAACAGTTTGGATTTATTAAATCAACCTCTGACAGTTTCAAGTACGGTTCGAATCCCCGTGCCAAAACGTCCCGAACTGAACAGAGATCCCTCGACATTTCCCGATAAATGGTTTACATCTGTGTTTGTTCCGACAGATAAAGATCTGAATAAGATCAAGCGACAGAGATCCAATCATCCACCATTGCCGTTCATCCGTAGAAGCAAAACAGACATGTCAAAGAAAAAGCAGAAAGAAATACACGATGAAGAGGAAGAACATTCAAGTTTCATCAGCAAGAGAACCTCATTGGAAGACAATGCAAAGTCGTTAGGCATCAACAGGAGCAAAACCGAAATAGTAAAAAACGTTGCTACAGTAACGCCGCTTGGACAAACGCCTATTGATCAGCCAAATAGAGAGCCCTCAAGGCTTTCTTTGACGAAGAGTAGTCGAGGAAGTGCATCCATATACGCCGGAAATACGAAGGACTTCAATGTGTCTGGGGGTCGAGAACAGAATAACGTTCTTTCTGATTTCACGGCACAGCGATATCGGGAGGCGTCAGGCAGGTCAAGACTTCAAAGCCAAGGGAGTTCGCGATTCGCTGAAAGGGGAAGGGAGCCATCTGGCCGTTCCGTTGCTAGAAGTTTGGGTAAACGAGACGATACAGAACTCCATTTTCCTACTTTAACAAATGGGGGACGGGAGGAACTACCTGGCCTAGACCCACCCGCAGCGTCGGTAGTAACACGCTCTGTTCGGGAACTAAAAGCAATGACTCTTAGAAACCAGTCTAATACTTTACCCACCACTGAAATGCTTAGAAATCAGAGAATGCTGGACAGTTCAAGGAGGAAAACTGATAGgatattcatcaaaatgaaaacattcatTAAGACGTTTGAAGAAGAAATGGGTGAAAAGGGAGAGGAGGAAAAACGATCCGTAAACTTTGTGCTTTGA
- the LOC138328096 gene encoding uncharacterized protein — protein sequence MNSKSKKDKKRNKLDQLLHIDHSDVYFENDRLDNELSRTIEQLCKDFHRVTLQHELDINDQKASIVGLKAVQSTAEHPLLAQSANKPRRPRPKQKKKRDSDSEDSWGGDSDSSEDFAYRKPTGKTRSLPNGRADEEEDERQRVARLRRINKNKRKKFPKEWYTSVLPATDVPIPRIRRQQSAPPGAKGQRPQTQSNSRAKSSKPFYRTMSTTTISSRPESEGGLKIICDKPVKPVVMSLRKLKEISHVDNLADRIPNKRAIRQQNLLQATRERREELDDEVKNFIKTIDEKILKDEEDIKEKEAEKDPEAMYSDLLLPPDQQPPPPS from the coding sequence ATGAATTCAAAGAGTAAAAAGGACAAAAAACGAAACAAGTTAGACCAACTTCTTCACATCGACCACAGTGACGTCTACTTCGAAAACGACCGACTCGACAACGAGTTATCTCGGACAATCGAACAGCTATGCAAAGATTTTCACCGAGTTACCTTGCAGCACGAATTGGATATCAATGACCAAAAAGCGAGCATCGTCGGTCTTAAAGCAGTACAAAGTACAGCAGAACACCCACTGCTAGCCCAGTCCGCTAATAAACCACGTCGTCCTCGTCCGAAACAGAAAAAGAAGAGGGATTCTGACTCGGAAGACTCATGGGGAGGTGATTCAGATTCATCAGAGGATTTTGCTTACAGAAAACCTACAGGGAAAACCCGATCTCTTCCGAACGGCAGGGCTGACGAAGAGGAAGACGAACGGCAAAGAGTTGCAAGGTTACGTCGTATCAATaagaataaaagaaagaaatttcCGAAGGAGTGGTATACATCAGTACTTCCAGCAACTGACGTCCCGATCCCGCGGATCCGCAGACAACAATCTGCTCCACCAGGTGCAAAAGGTCAAAGACCTCAAACTCAGTCAAACTCTAGGGCAAAATCTTCGAAACCGTTTTATAGAACCATGTCAACTACAACAATATCAAGCCGCCCGGAATCAGAGGGCGGACTTAAAATAATATGTGACAAACCTGTTAAACCTGTAGTTATGTCCTTACGCAAACTGAAAGAAATATCTCACGTAGATAATTTGGCAGATAGAATACCAAACAAACGGGCCATTCGACAGCAAAATCTGCTTCAGGCAACGCGAGAACGTCGCGAAGAGCTGGACGAtgaagttaaaaactttataaagACAATTGACGAAAAAATCCTAAAAGATGAAGAGGATATAAAAGAGAAAGAGGCTGAAAAAGATCCGGAAGCTATGTATTCAGACTTACTTCTTCCTCCTGATCAACAACCACCGCCACCATCATGA